The Saliniramus fredricksonii genome segment GGCGGCAGGAAGGTGAAGATCACCTCCGTCCAGGTCACGGGTTCGCCCTGCGCGGGAACGCTGACGCCTTTGGCCGGGCGGAGCACGAATGCGAGATACAGCCCGTAGAGCGCGACCAGCATCAGGCCGGGAACGAGCGCACCTGCAAACAGATCTCCGACCGAGACCGGTATCGGTGCGAAATTGCCGGCGCGCTGCTGCGCTTCGAGATAGGTATTGCCGATCTGGTCACCCAGCAGCACCAGCAGGATCGAAGGCGGGATGATCTGCCCAAGCGTGCCCGAGGCGCAGATCAGTCCCGAGGCTCGCCGCGCCGGGATGCCGGCATCCATCATCGGTTTGAGGGCGACCAGAACCAGCATCACGACAGTGGCGCCGATGATGCCGGTCGCGGCGGCGATCATCGCGGAGAAGGCCAGCACCGAAAGCCCCATCCCGCGTGGTGAGCCGCCCAGCATCCGCGCGAGCACTCCGAGCATGTTCTCGGCCAGCCGCGCGCGCTCCAGCAACACGCCCATGATCACGAAGAGCGGTACCGCCATCAGCAGGGTGTTGTTCATCACCCCCAGACGCGGTTGGGAAACAGCGCCAGAAGCGAGAGGTTGAAGGCGTCGAAGAATACGGATGCGGCGACGGCGACCAGCATCGGAATCCCGGCAATCGCCAGCATGGCGGGTATGCCGCTCAGAATCCCGGCGAAGAGCCCGATCACCATGATGATGAGGAAGAGTTCCGACACGCTCAGCCCGTCCCGCTGGAGGCCGGGGAGGGCGGATCTCCCGGCAGGGGCGGCACGCCGTACTCGGCTTCACGCCTGCGCAGGAAGGCGGCGATGCCCTGGATGATCATCAGGAATGCGGCCAGCGGCAGCGCCGTCTTGATCAGGAAGATGCCGGGCAATCCGCCGGTTTCCAGGGCGCGTTCGCGGATCGCCCAGCTATAGGAGAGGCTGGGCCAGTAGCTGATGATGGTGAGCGCGAATACCGGGATCAGCAGCAGGACCAGAGCCAGCCCCTCCGACCAGACGCGGTAGCGCGGCGAGAGCCGCTCCGAAAGCACCTCGACGCGCACATGCCCGTCCTGCGCCATGCAGACGGGGAGGGCGAAGATCACGAAGACCGCGAAAGCATAACTGGCAAGATTCTGCAATTCGATGAAACCGACCCCGAACCCGTAGCGCAGGATGACGATCCCCAGCACGGATGCAACAAGCACGATCCCCGCGAGCATGCAGACCGCCCGCGCAAACCGATCCGCCACGCGGCTCGCATGTTGGAGAAAACGCACCACCTTGCTCGAATCCTTCCCCGTTTCCGCGCATAGAACCAGCCTGCGCATGCAAGGTCAATAAGGCGCGGTGATGCGGGATTGTGGATGACACGTGCTCACGCGATTCAGGCAGCGGGTTGCGGCGCCTGCTCGGAAAGACCTGCGGCGAGTTCGCGGTTGATGTTGATCATCGTCGTCAGCGCCTGTTTCGACGGGCGCGTGCTCGCGGCGAGGATTTCCGTGAGCATGAAAACGGCGAGATTGGCGACATTCTCGCGCACCTTGGCAGGAAGCGGGTTCTCCGGCGTGGTCGCGGAGGTGGCGAAGATGGTCCAGAGCTGCCGGTTGAAGGCGAGCGCGTCGTCGAGCGGCGCGGCACCGCTCTCGAGCTGGTCATGCGCAGCCTGGAGCTTGCCGGCAGCCTTGATCAGCAAGGTAGCTTCGAGTTCGCGGGGCGGGAGAGGAGCAGCTTTCGCGACTTTCGCGTAGGCATTGGCAGCCGAGTTCATGGACAACCTCACGAGTGAACTTCCGTCACGACTTTTAACCATAGTGCCTTAAAAATGGCTTAAGGCGATTTTGCCGAATGCAGCGATGCGGTATGAGTATTTATCAAGTATCGAGACAGACAATAAGATTTCAATAAAATTCGAGCGTTTGCCTTAGGAGGAAGTTGATCCGAAACTGATATCCTGTCACCTCGTATCAGGAGTAGTGGCCATGATGGACCCTGGATTGGGTGCTGGCGCAAGCTGGTCATATACTGCAGATTTCCGACGCGAAGGTGTCGCGATGCTGCGTGAGAGCCGTGCGGAAGCAACGGTAACGGCCATCGACGAGGCGCAGTTTCGTCAGGCGGATCAGGATGCTGATTCTGATTCAGGCAACAGTTTTTCGGCCAACCGTGAAGTGCGTTTCGAGCGTGATGCCGAAATCGGCGCTCTGTTGTTTCAGGTCGTCAACACTCAGAGCGATGAGGTAATCTTTCAGCTGCCGACGGAAATCATGCTCAACCTGCGCAAGTTCTATGCCGAGAACGAGCCCCCGAGCATACCGACCTTCAGCGCTTCGCTCTGACGCGTAAACTGAACAAGTCGACGGATACCGAGAAAACGGCCCCCTGCGGGACCGTTCTTTCGTGATTCGGATCTCGGCGATCAGGATAGGGCGGGGCGGGCCTTGCGGATGTCGTCGGGCTCTGCGGGAGCGGATCTGTCCCCTGCTGCGAGGGCGAGCAGTTCCGTCTCATAGGCAATGAGCTTGCGGGCCTGTTTGAGCGCCTTGTAGAGCTTGCGCTCCTGAAGCTGCTCATAGATCGCCAGAATGTGCGCCCGTGTGCCCGGGGCCGCCTGCATGATCTGGTTGGCGATCTCGATGAAGGCGGTTTCGCCAGCTTGCGGATCGTCGGCCAGATACATGTGTTCAAGCGCGACATAGAGCCGTTTGCAGGGCGTATCCGCTTCCGACTGGGTGATAATATCGCTTTCACGCAGGATCCGGCTTTGCGATTCCACAACGAAACTCGACCGCTTCGGCCCGTTGCGAATGGTCGTCTCGCCGATGATCAGCCGCTCATTGGGCTTCAGCTCGATCCGTAAGGGCATGGCTCTCTCCCGCTGCGCTGCGAAAGCCTAGGCGCGCGTGGTTAACGGCAAGTAAAAAACGGCGGCAGGAAAGCCCCGCCGCCGCATGATCTACAGAATAATGAGTGTCGATCACCGCAGAAGCTGAAGCACCGACTGGTCGTTCTGGATCGCCAGACCGAGAGCCGACTGGCCAAGCTGCTGCTTCGTCTGCAGAGCCAGGTTGTTGGCGGCTTCCTCGTTCATGTCGGCCAGGGTCAGGCCATCAGCGCCGGCCTGCAGCGTGTTCACCATTTCCTTGGTGAAGCTCTCGCGGTTCTCGACGATCGTCTGCGCGGTGCCGAGCTGGCTCGACAGGCTGCGCAGCTCGCTCACGCCCGACTGGAGGGCTTCGAGGCGGGACTCCAGGTTCACGTTGGACGCGAAGGTCGTGGCATCGCCCTCGGCGCCGCCGAGGCGATCGGCCGTCACATTGCCGAAGGCAGTGCCATCAGCCTGTTTGGCGCTGACGGTGAAGCTCGTGCGATCATCGCCGGTGAGTTCGTTGAACACGACCTCAAGCGCATCACCCATAAGCAGGTTGTTACCGTTGTAACCGGAATCGGCGGAAAGCGCGTTGAGCTCGGTCCGCAGATCGTTGTAGCTGTTCATCAGCGCCTGACGGGCATCGGTGAGATCGCCGACAGCGTCGATGGTGCCGCCGGATGATGCGCCTTCAGTGAGCACAACTTCCTGACCACTCTCGTTGACGATGGTGAAGCCGGTGCCGGCATCGTCGAGCTGTGCGGTCAGATTGTTGCTCTGGAAATTCGCGTCGCCATTGATCGCATCAACGACCGTCTGGGCGTTGGCGGCTTGATCGGTCGCGCTCAGATCACCCGTCGCGATGGTGACGTCGAAAGCCGCGCCGCCGCCGACGGCTGCCTCGACGACGAACGCGGTCGAGT includes the following:
- a CDS encoding TRAP transporter small permease subunit — protein: MVRFLQHASRVADRFARAVCMLAGIVLVASVLGIVILRYGFGVGFIELQNLASYAFAVFVIFALPVCMAQDGHVRVEVLSERLSPRYRVWSEGLALVLLLIPVFALTIISYWPSLSYSWAIRERALETGGLPGIFLIKTALPLAAFLMIIQGIAAFLRRREAEYGVPPLPGDPPSPASSGTG
- the flaF gene encoding flagellar biosynthesis regulator FlaF encodes the protein MNSAANAYAKVAKAAPLPPRELEATLLIKAAGKLQAAHDQLESGAAPLDDALAFNRQLWTIFATSATTPENPLPAKVRENVANLAVFMLTEILAASTRPSKQALTTMININRELAAGLSEQAPQPAA
- a CDS encoding flagellar protein FlaG, with amino-acid sequence MMDPGLGAGASWSYTADFRREGVAMLRESRAEATVTAIDEAQFRQADQDADSDSGNSFSANREVRFERDAEIGALLFQVVNTQSDEVIFQLPTEIMLNLRKFYAENEPPSIPTFSASL
- a CDS encoding flagellar biosynthesis repressor FlbT — encoded protein: MPLRIELKPNERLIIGETTIRNGPKRSSFVVESQSRILRESDIITQSEADTPCKRLYVALEHMYLADDPQAGETAFIEIANQIMQAAPGTRAHILAIYEQLQERKLYKALKQARKLIAYETELLALAAGDRSAPAEPDDIRKARPALS
- a CDS encoding flagellin N-terminal helical domain-containing protein — translated: MSAINLSAGVRSNLLSLQGTAGLLEQTQNRLATGKKVNGPLDDAAAFFTAQGLNSRANDLSSITQGMQNGMKTIDAASKGIDSISTTMETMIGQVRQALQDPGSEPPESAGITAPADDSTAFVVEAAVGGGAAFDVTIATGDLSATDQAANAQTVVDAINGDANFQSNNLTAQLDDAGTGFTIVNESGQEVVLTEGASSGGTIDAVGDLTDARQALMNSYNDLRTELNALSADSGYNGNNLLMGDALEVVFNELTGDDRTSFTVSAKQADGTAFGNVTADRLGGAEGDATTFASNVNLESRLEALQSGVSELRSLSSQLGTAQTIVENRESFTKEMVNTLQAGADGLTLADMNEEAANNLALQTKQQLGQSALGLAIQNDQSVLQLLR